A portion of the Candidatus Thorarchaeota archaeon genome contains these proteins:
- a CDS encoding DUF6516 family protein, which translates to MLKTLELLGKSKIVEKYNLLDFQQGDNFYFLKIKAELVDESVLYIREFVSESEFDYSYHWQDKNGNLITRWDNAPHHTQVQTFPHHKHTPDVEASNEIGFQEVFVIIEQKLLENE; encoded by the coding sequence ATGCTAAAAACATTAGAATTGCTAGGGAAAAGTAAAATTGTCGAGAAGTACAATCTCCTTGATTTTCAACAGGGCGACAACTTCTATTTTCTAAAGATAAAAGCAGAACTTGTTGATGAAAGTGTATTATATATCCGTGAATTTGTGTCTGAGTCCGAATTTGATTATTCTTATCATTGGCAAGATAAGAATGGTAACCTGATAACTCGATGGGATAATGCGCCACATCATACCCAAGTCCAAACGTTTCCACATCACAAACATACACCTGATGTGGAGGCATCCAATGAAATCGGCTTTCAAGAAGTATTTGTGATAATAGAACAGAAACTGTTAGAGAACGAATAG
- a CDS encoding nucleotidyltransferase family protein — MKSIDEIRTILQCERPQLRKQFQVESIAFFGSYVRSEQTGASDIDILVKFTDPVSLLHIVSLENYLTDLLGIRVDIILKENNREELRDGILREAIPL, encoded by the coding sequence ATGAAATCTATTGACGAAATCCGAACCATTCTCCAATGTGAACGACCGCAACTGAGAAAGCAATTTCAGGTTGAGAGTATTGCTTTTTTCGGGTCGTACGTTAGGAGCGAGCAGACCGGGGCGAGTGATATCGATATCTTAGTGAAATTTACAGACCCGGTCAGTCTACTCCATATAGTTTCTCTTGAGAACTACCTGACAGATCTGCTGGGAATCCGTGTTGATATTATTCTGAAAGAGAATAATCGTGAGGAGTTGAGGGATGGTATTTTGAGGGAGGCAATCCCGTTATGA
- a CDS encoding acetoin utilization protein AcuC — translation MTGVTALYDPEKILVLDGMDEIERAEDAPNPFWNRTRFDITWNLPQMAGLTDASNIVIEQMRLATNEELTLFHDRSYVETLDLFGNMGAAFSTRFGLPSPECPIFSNVNEYARYTVGATIDAVLGVAEGRFKNAMSFYGGFHHALPSKGAGFCYLNDCVVAIKVLKQRHPNMNVLYLDTDVHHGDGVQAAFYDDPSVLTISMHEKSMGFFPMSGGAEEIGVGEGKGYSVNIPLPPLTDDVEYARAFEEIVLPLWENYRPDLVFWNVGADAHMNDPLADLTLTLDTYQRLSRTVREMVHLHKQKLVLVGGGGYDPVTTARVWSLILADVSGQCLPSTVPVEWAKLCEQRGFKVTRLGWTDRPPRIDASHLSKIRVAVDRAIDTVKELVFPIHDL, via the coding sequence TTGACTGGCGTAACTGCACTCTACGACCCTGAGAAGATCCTTGTCCTTGACGGAATGGACGAGATCGAGCGAGCCGAGGATGCTCCAAACCCATTCTGGAATCGTACCCGATTCGATATCACGTGGAACCTTCCTCAGATGGCAGGACTCACCGACGCGTCCAATATTGTGATCGAGCAGATGCGGCTGGCGACCAATGAAGAGTTGACCCTCTTTCACGACCGCTCGTACGTTGAGACCCTTGATCTCTTTGGCAACATGGGTGCAGCCTTCTCCACGCGGTTCGGTCTCCCCTCCCCCGAGTGTCCGATCTTCAGCAATGTCAACGAGTACGCCCGATACACAGTGGGCGCAACGATCGATGCAGTTCTTGGTGTGGCAGAGGGTCGCTTCAAGAATGCCATGTCCTTTTACGGTGGCTTTCACCACGCTCTGCCGAGCAAGGGTGCAGGCTTCTGTTACCTGAACGATTGCGTCGTTGCGATCAAGGTCCTAAAGCAGCGCCACCCGAACATGAATGTCCTCTATCTTGACACGGATGTTCACCATGGAGATGGCGTTCAGGCAGCCTTCTATGATGACCCCTCCGTGCTCACGATCTCAATGCATGAGAAGAGCATGGGATTCTTTCCGATGTCGGGGGGCGCGGAGGAGATCGGGGTCGGTGAGGGAAAGGGCTACTCGGTCAACATACCTCTACCGCCACTGACCGATGATGTCGAGTACGCGCGTGCCTTTGAGGAGATCGTCCTCCCTCTCTGGGAGAACTATCGTCCGGACCTTGTCTTTTGGAATGTGGGTGCGGACGCGCACATGAACGATCCCCTTGCCGACCTGACGCTCACGCTCGACACGTACCAGCGCCTCTCTCGAACGGTCCGGGAGATGGTCCATCTCCATAAGCAGAAGTTGGTGTTGGTCGGCGGTGGCGGATACGATCCTGTGACCACAGCCCGGGTATGGAGCCTCATTCTTGCGGATGTTTCAGGTCAGTGCCTTCCTTCCACAGTTCCAGTTGAATGGGCAAAGTTATGCGAACAGCGTGGTTTCAAGGTGACCCGTCTTGGCTGGACAGACCGGCCTCCGCGGATCGATGCAAGCCATTTGTCCAAGATCCGAGTGGCTGTAGATCGAGCGATCGACACGGTAAAGGAACTGGTCTTTCCGATTCACGATCTGTAA
- a CDS encoding DUF2283 domain-containing protein: MRMEYDKVADVMYFRIDSGKVANSIEIAEGIIVDYNKSGEAIGIEILAYSQRNLDLNQLIHLDSEELVAEVSGT, translated from the coding sequence ATGCGGATGGAATACGATAAAGTAGCAGATGTAATGTACTTCCGTATTGATAGTGGTAAAGTGGCAAATAGTATCGAGATAGCGGAGGGGATAATTGTCGATTACAATAAAAGCGGGGAGGCCATCGGCATCGAGATCCTAGCTTATTCTCAACGCAATCTCGATCTAAATCAGTTGATCCATCTTGATAGTGAAGAACTTGTGGCCGAGGTCTCAGGAACTTGA